In the genome of Candidatus Electrothrix rattekaaiensis, the window ACTTTTGCTCAGGTGGTCGGCCAGAAACCCGTTGTCCGAACCTTGCAAAACGGTCTTTTGCAGAACCGGGTCGCCCATGCCCTGATTTTCAGCGGGGTGCGCGGCACTGGCAAGACCACCCTTGCCCGCATCATGGCTAAGGCCCTGAACTGCGAAAAGGGAGAACCGCCGGAACCCTGCAACGAATGTCGTTCCTGCAAGGAGATCATGGCAGGGAGTTCCATTGATCTGCACGAAGTGGATGGTGCTTCCAACCGGGGCATTCAGGAGATCCGCGAGCTCAAGGAAAATATCCGTTTTATGCCCACCAGCTCCAAGTTCAAGATCATCATCATTGATGAGGTCCACATGCTCACCACCGAGGCCTTCAATGCCTTGCTCAAGACCCTTGAGGAGCCGCCTGAGCATGTCTATTTCATGTTTGCCACCACGGAATTGCACAAGGTGCCGGTGACCATCCTCTCCCGTTGTCAACGCTACGAGCTGAAGCGGGTTCCTCATGCCGAGCTGGCTACCCATTTTGCTTCTTTAGCAGAGCAGGAGGGGATTCGCATTGATGAGTCAGCCCTGAATATGGTGGTCCGTGAGGCAGGAGGTTCGGTGCGTGATGGGCTTAGTCTGCTGGACCAAGTCTTCTCTTATTGCGGCGACAACGTCACCGGCCAGGAGGTGGCTGATGTGCTGGGACTGGTGAGTCATGAGGTGATTGCTGACCTTGCCCGTGCCCTGCTTGGTAAAGATATTGCCACTGCCCTGGACTGTTTAGAGAAGGTCTATAGCTTTGGCATGGATATCAAACGCTTTATCAACGAGCTGTTGGCTTGGTTTCGTAGTCTGGTGGTGTGCAGTGTCAGTCAGAATCCTGCTGCCCTGCTTGATCTGCCTGCGGATGAGCTGGCCTTGTTGCAGGAGGTTGCCGGAGCCCATTCCTCTCAAACTCTGTTCATGATGTTTAATCTCCTGCTTGAGGGCCTTGAAAAGGCAGCGTATTCTGCCCGTCCCCGTTTTGCAGTGGAAATGACCTTTATCCGGGCCGTGCAGGTGGATGATGTGATGCCTGTGACTGATTTGCTCACACGATTGGATGATGTGCTGGCCGGTGTGGCCTTGCCGCAACAGCAGGTATCCGGCCAAGCCCGGCAGCCGATGCCGTCTCGGCAACCGCCTCAGGGAGGAGGGCCGACAGGGGCCTCTGCTCAGCCGTCTGTTCCACCGTCTGCTTCATCGTTTGCACAGTCCGGCCCTCCTGCCGAGACTGAAAAAAAAAAAGAGCCTGAGCCGGTAGTGCCTCCTCCCCAGGCTTCGCCTCCTGATGAACAGGGGAGAAAAGCGGCTAACATATCGGTTAATGCACCGGTTAGTGCACCGGAACCGAATACCCCCGGAGCATCGGAACAGCATCCGCCGCCCCCGGAAGATACCTTTGCCCCGGTTGCAGCAGGTGCGCAGACAAAAGATGTGCGTAAGCATTGGCCCGAGTTTATCCGTTATGTTCAGGAGCGGGTCAAATGGATGGGTGCCGCTTTGAAAAGTTCGTCTTCAGCCCGTTTGGAAAACGGTGTTCTGACGGTGAACTATGATGAATCAGCGGATTGCACGCTCCTTAAAAGTAAAACGAATCTTGTGCAGCTCACCGAGTTTGCCATGGACTTTTTCCAGGAAGAGCTGGAGGTCACCTTCAAGGTGCCGAATTCTTCGGCCTGTTCCACAGATTCGGAGAGCGCAGTAGCTGTGCGGCAGGAACGCCAAAAATTGGCCCATGATCCGCTGGTGTTGGCTGCTGTGGATATATTTAACGGCCAGGTTGGAGATATTCGGGTGGGGCCGCGTTTCCGTGGACCTTTGCATAAGGAAAAGCTTGACGAATAATCCAAAAAAATGCTTATACTGCCCAAGAAAGGAGGCAGAGTGCTTCCTGATTCATTTGGAAAGACGACTATAGGGAATGATATGAATATCTCAGATATGATGCAGCAGGCAAAGGAATTCCAGAAGAAAATGGGTGATGTGCAGGAGGAGTTGGCAACCAAAAACGTTACCGGCTCTGCTGGCGGGGGCATGGTGACAGCGACCATGAATGGTCGCGGCGAATTGGTCGGTCTTTCCATTGAACCGGGTATTGTGAAAGCTGATGAAGTTGACATGCTTCAGGATCTGGTTGTGGCGGCGGTCAATGACGGTGCTCGTAAGGCGGCGGAATTGGGCAAGGGGGAGATGTCCAAGCTGACCGGTGGGTTGAATATCCCTGGTCTTTCATAAGGAAGGACCAGAACGACCATGCAGGTTATTCCTCCGGCTCTGGAACGGCTGATGACCGATCTGACCCGGTTGCCCGGTATTGGTCAGAAGACCGCCTCCCGGCTTGCCCTCTACCTTTTGCGGCGTCCTGCTGCTGAGGCCCTGAATCTCTCAGCCAGTTTAGCTGAGCTCCACGCATCTATCCAGTTATGCAGCAGTTGCTTTGCCTTTTCTGAGAACGATCCTTGTCAGATCTGTGAAGATTCTCGCCGCAATGATCGCTTGGTTTGCGTGGTAGAAGCACCCGGTGATCTAATAGCCATTGAAAAGACCGGTGCCTTTGGCGGCGTCTATCATATCTTGCATGGGGTCTTAGCCCCTATGGAGGGCATCGGGCCGGATGAGCTTAAAATTCGTGAACTCTTCCGGCGGGTGAGTACCCAGGATATTGAGGAAATCTTGGTGGCGACCAGCTCCACGGTGCCGGGTGAGGCCACAGCCTCCTATCTCATTGACCATCTGGCAGGCATGCCCGTCAAGGTTACCCGCCTTGCCTGCGGTATTCCTATGGGCATGGATATCAAGTATGCGGATGAGCATACCTTGTCACGGGCTGTGGAATCTCGGCAGGTTATAACAGAGCATGACGCTTGACGCATGTTTGAGGCTCTTTCAGGAATGAGAATTTAATAACTGCGGAATTTGGTGATAGGCCATTGACAAATCCATAGTTGAGTTTATTCTTATCCGGTTATGAAAATAAAATCATATCCTTCCGAAATAGAATCGCAGATGCGCAATTTTTACAGCAGCCTGTCCGAGAAAGATCAGCGTCGATACGCTGCGGTTGAAGCAGCAAAATTAGGGCACGGCGGCATAACTTATATATGTTGTGTGCTGCGGTGCGATGCCGACAGAATTTCTCGTGGAATCAGGGAGCTGAAACAGCCTCTTTCTGGAAAAAAGGAACAAATCCGCAAACCGGGCGGGGGACGTAAATCTGTCCTCTCGACCGCCGTCGATCTTGATGACGCATTTTTCGCGGTGCTGAAAAATCACACGGCGGGTTCGCCTGTGGACGAGGCAATTAAATGGACAAACCTGAAACGCGGAGAAATTTCCGAAAAATTAAAAGAACATGGGTTTTCCGTGAGCGTCACTGTGGTTGATCAATTATTGAAAAAGCATAATTTTCGTTCCCGTAAGGCGTTCAAGGTCGAGGCGGGAAAGAAAAATATTCCGAACAGAGATGAGCAGTTTAAAAATATAGAGCGTCTCAAAGAAGAATACCGTGCGCAGGGTAATCCTGTAATGAGCATGGATGTAAAAAAAAAGAGCTGATCGGTAATTTTTATCGTCCCGGAAAACTGCTCGTTACAGAGCCTGTCACCGTGAATGATCATGATTTTCCGTCGCTTGGGACCAGAAAAGCCGTACCTCACGGGCTGTATGATATATACCGCAATATCGGTTATATCACATTAGGAACAAGTCATGACACCTCCGAGTTCGGGTGTACCTGTATTCGAAATTGGTGGATGGAGCATGGAAAATTCGATTTTCCGAACGCGACGGGCATATTGCTGCTCAGCGACTGCGGAGGAAGTAATAATGCGCGTTACTATATTTTCAAGGAAGATTTACAGAAGCTGGCGGACGAACTGAATATTGAAATTCGTATCGCGCATTATCCGCCGTACACGTCAAAGTACAATCCGATTGAGCATCGACTTTTTCCTCATATAACGAGAGCCTGCGAAGGCGTTATATTTAAAAGTATCGAGATTGTGAACGAAGTGATGAGCAAAGCGAAGACATCCGCAGGACTGAAAGTTTTCACATCCGTTCTTGATAAAGTCTTTGAGACAGGTCGAAAAACGGCTGATGATTTTAAAGAAAATATGAAAATTAAATTCGACGAGTTTCTGCCGAAATGGAATTATGTCGCTGTTCCATCAGGGCGGCTTTAAATTCCGTAGTTATTTAATTCTCGTTCCTCATCGTAGTAGAATTTTTTTTACGCTGTTATTGCGTACTCATCCAAACAGTATTCTGAGATACTGAATGATCTGTTTGGACCGAGAAATTTTGTTCTTGCACAAAGATATTTCTATGAGCAGGGTTGCTGTTAAATGAATTTTAATTCGTTAATAGTTGGTCCAATACCACGTGGTGGTAAAATTCCCCATTGACCGTCAATGCAGTTTGTGGTACTCAATTCTTTATCTGCAAATTCAAAGCTTCATCATGAAGCTGATCCAGGCCTTGAGATGATGAAGACATTCTCATTACCTGTTTTCGACGACAGTCATACAGTCATAATTAGGCCGGTCCTATCGGTCGGTCAATGAACAGAAGTCCCAAAGGAGAGATGAACGATGAAAAAGCTGGTTATTCTTGGTGCGGGCTGTGCAGGCACAATGGTTGCGAACAATTTACGCAAGAAGCTGGATAGTGATGAGTGGTCGATCACGATTATTGATAAAGATGACAAACATATTTATCAGCCCGGCCTGATCTTTATTCCCTTCGGCATGTACAAGCCCGAAGAGATTATCCGTACCCGCAGCGAGTTTATCGGCAAGGGAATCAACTTTGTCGTGGATGAGATTGTCGGTGTTGATACGGAGACACAAACCGTGGAGACCACAGCGGGTAAATACGAATACGACAAAATCATCGTGTGTACCGGTGTGAGTTTGGCCCCGGAAGAAGTTCCGGGCATGATGGACGGTTGGCACACCAAGATTTTTGATTTTTACACCTTGGAAGGGGCAATAAAGCTGGAAAAGAAACTGCGCAGCTTTAAAAGCGGCAAAATGGTGCTGGATATTGCCGAATTCCCGTACAAATGCCCGGTTGCTCCGCTTGAATTCGTCTACCTTGCTGACTGGTATTTTACCGAGCGAGGAGTGCGCGATGATATTGAGATCCAGTTTGTCACCCCCATGACCGGTGCCTTTACCAAGCCCAAGGCATCTGCCTACTTTACCAAGATGATGCACGAAAAGAACATCAAGGTCACTGCAGATTTTATCCTTGCCGAAGTTGACTGCACCAATAATAAACTGATTTCTGCATCCGGTGATGAAATTGACTGGGATTTGCTGGTTTCCATTCCGCCCAATGTGGGAGCGCGGTATTTGGTCAATTCCGAGGTTGCTATGGATGAAGTGGGCTACGTCAAAACGAATAACCATACCTTGCAGGCAGAAAATCATAAAAATATGTATGTCCTTGGGGACAATACAACCATTCCCACCTCCAAGGCCGGTTCCGTGGCTCATTTTTCCGCAGAAATCATGATAGAAAATTTCATGCGTGAGATCAACGGCGAGCCTGTTCGACCGGACTATGATGGTCATTCTAACTGTTTCATCGAGACCGGCTATGGTAAGGCATCTCTCATTGATTTCAACTATGAGTATGAGCCCCTGCCAGGTAAATTTCCCCTGCCCGGCCTCGGACCCTTTTCTCTCCTTGGCGACACCAAGGCCAATCATTGGGGCAAGATGATGTTCAAATGGGTGTACTGGAACAAACTGTTGACTGGTGAGGAATTACCGCTTGAGGCTCAGATGTCTCTTGCGGGTAAGGTTCAGGATTAAGGGAGAGCATTATGACCAATGAAGAAAAAATTCTCGCCCGTCTCGACGAGCTCACCGAGGAGGTGCGAGAGGCCAAACGTGCTGTCAGGCCCTATGTGGAGCTGAAGCAGGAATTGGAGCCCCTAATCCATTCTATGGTTCATGAAACGACGGCCCGCCTGAGCGGCTTGGATAAAAATGTAGACTTGGAAGATATCGGGGACATGGTCGGCCAGTCCCTGTCATCCAGCGGCAATATTACTGAGGCACTCAAAACCCTGAACAGTATTGTGGAATTTAAAAGGGATTTTGAGCCGCACGGTAAAGATATGTTTCATGAGCTGGCACTTCGCCTGCAAACTGCTTTCCAAGGCTTTGAGGGAGAAAATCTGCAGGAATTGCTCAAGCAGTTCATCGTCAATATGGGCAATATTTCCGAGGCGATGAAGCTGCTCAGTTCTTTTATGGACATGAGACGGGATGTTGCTCAGTTGAGTGGGCCAGTTGTTGACGACATGGTTGAACGACTGGAAGGCTTTAAGCAGCGGGGTCTGTTTGATGATTTTCAACAGATGCTTGATATCGGCGAGCAGGTCAGTGTTAAGGTGAAGCAGATCGACCTTGCCAAGGCAAAACCGATCACCGGTATTTTCGGTATGATGTCCGCTCTGAAACGTCCAGAAGTCCAAGAAGGGCTGGGTGTGCTGATTGAGTTGTCAACGGTTGCCTCAGCTCTGAAACATATGCCGAAAGAATCTGCCCAGGACTGCGCTTCAGACGCAGCCTGATTTATTTCGGTGGAACAATTCATCCAATCCACCCCTGCCGGGGTGGATTTTTTATTAATTTCTTCTTTTTCCTTCTGTTTAAAAATCTTGCGGTGCAAAGGCTATGGCCCAGGTTCCCGGCCCCATATGTACCCCGGAACTCAGCGATAATGGTGTCAGCAGGATTTTTGCCTTTGGCAGCAGCTCACGCACCTGTTGCTGCACAGTTTCTCGCACCCATTGCTCATTATCCGAGTATTGGAGCAGGATCAGAGGGGGAGTGCTCCCCACAGCCTCTTCCTGTAATTTCTCCAGCGCAAAGGTAAGCTGCCCCTTCCTGTTTCGGGTAATGCCCAGTTTCTGAACGATATTATTGATCGGGCTGACAATAGGTTTGACCCCGAATAAATCGCCGAAAAAACCGCCTGCTTTGGAGACCCTCCCACCAGCGACCAGATATTTCAGTTCATCAATAAAGACATATTCCCGGCATTTTTCCATGACGGTGCAGGCATAGGTAATCATTTCCTCGGGTGTGCGATTTTTTTGCGTATACTGAGCCGTGAGCAGGGCGATCAGGGCAAGACAGCCCGAGGCGGTTCCGGTGTCCAGTACGGTAAGCAGATTGTCCGAATCATGCGCTTTTTTCCAAGCCCTTGCCGCAGCAAAATTGCCGGTAAAGGCCGAGCCGACGCAGAGGTACAGGCACGGGCCGAATTGCCGGACAAGGCTCTCGTAATATTGATACCGCTCAAAAGAGGATGCTTGGGCTGTGGTGACCTTGCCGCCCTTGCGCTGCCTGGAGTAGATTTCTGCTGGCTCGCAGAGGCTTTCCGGTCGGACATCATCACCCGCGATAATATAGCTGTCCAAGAGCGTGATGCCGTGTTGGGCAGCGGTTTTCCTGGTCATTGATCCTGCCGCATCGGTCAGGATATGAAGGGCGGGGTGAGTTACAGAGAGCATCTCGGATTCTTGAGACCTGCCTTGACTGGAAGTTCCTTGGTTTTCTTTAATCTCTTCGGCATCCCAGCTGATCACGGTGCCAAAGGCGGCAAGTTTCCGGCGGAGTTGTTCAGGGTTGTCCGTGTGGATATGCACCTTGAGTTGATTCTCATCCTCAAGCACGACCACGCTTTCCCCTAATGCCTTGATGGCATTGATAGCATGAGCAACCGTCATCGTATCACCGGGATTGCCAGAGCCTCCCCCTTGCCCCTCCCTGCGAAGAACCGCATTTGCACAGCAGGTCTTTGTTGTAATCGTGCCGGTTGAGTTTATTGCATTAGAAGGCCTTGACGAGAGAAAAGAGTTACGGATATCAAGCTGACCAGCAAAAACTGAGAGGATAGAGTTGGGTTGATCTTCCTGCTGGGTTAATGCCCTGAAGAAGCCGTCAAAGTAGATGTACATGCCCAAGGCACCGGCATCCACGACCCCGGCTTTTTTGAGATCAGGTAGATGTTCAGGTGTAGAGCGGACAGCCTCTTGCAGCTCGCTGCGGAGGTGCGGATAGATGGAGGTTGGCTCAGATCGTTCAGATGATGCAGCATGGGCGGCAAGGCAGGCGGCGAGGCTGTCAAAGACGGACAGCATGGTCCCCTTGCAGGGTTCGGCAACGGCCTGCCAGGCTTTTTCTCTGCCGCTTGCTGCTCGTTCCGCCAGATCGGCAACCTGCTCAGTCAGACAAAATTCTCGAAAAAAGGCAGCCGCAATATTGCCGGAGTTACCTATGGCGCAACGGGTCAGGAGGCTGGGGGTGGCCGTGCGATCCTGTTCTGTATCACGCAACGGGGCCAGACTGATTCGGAGATTGGTGCCGGTATCACCGTCTGCCACCGGAAAAACATTGATCCGGTCCAAAAGGTTGGCCCAGGCCGCAAGGCAGGCATAGCCGGCAGCGAAACAGGTACGAAGATCAGGCATTCTTGAGCAGGCGGGTAATGGCGGGCCAGTCGTACTTCCCGTTCTGCTTCACCGGAAGAGCGGCAACGATTTTGAGCAGGCGGGGAAGGGCATAGGGTTCCAGCGATTTTTCCAGTGTTTTTTTCATTTGCTCCTTATCGATATCCTCTCCCTGAATCAGGGCGGCGATGCGTTGGCCTCGCCCGCCGGATTCAGGCAGGGTCGTGACAAGGCAGTCGATCACGCCGGGTTCTTTTTTGATAAGAGCGGCGATTTCGTCCAGATCCACCCGCTTGCCGCCCACTTTCACCACAGCATCGCTCCTGCCCTTGAGAAGAAATCCGTTCGGAAGGCCGTCTGTGCTCCTTGCCTCGGCTCGGTCATTGGCCAGAAAGAATCCCTGTTCATCAACCGGCAGGTCTGGCGAAATATAAGGAGAGCG includes:
- a CDS encoding FAD/NAD(P)-binding oxidoreductase, which codes for MKKLVILGAGCAGTMVANNLRKKLDSDEWSITIIDKDDKHIYQPGLIFIPFGMYKPEEIIRTRSEFIGKGINFVVDEIVGVDTETQTVETTAGKYEYDKIIVCTGVSLAPEEVPGMMDGWHTKIFDFYTLEGAIKLEKKLRSFKSGKMVLDIAEFPYKCPVAPLEFVYLADWYFTERGVRDDIEIQFVTPMTGAFTKPKASAYFTKMMHEKNIKVTADFILAEVDCTNNKLISASGDEIDWDLLVSIPPNVGARYLVNSEVAMDEVGYVKTNNHTLQAENHKNMYVLGDNTTIPTSKAGSVAHFSAEIMIENFMREINGEPVRPDYDGHSNCFIETGYGKASLIDFNYEYEPLPGKFPLPGLGPFSLLGDTKANHWGKMMFKWVYWNKLLTGEELPLEAQMSLAGKVQD
- a CDS encoding YbaB/EbfC family nucleoid-associated protein yields the protein MNISDMMQQAKEFQKKMGDVQEELATKNVTGSAGGGMVTATMNGRGELVGLSIEPGIVKADEVDMLQDLVVAAVNDGARKAAELGKGEMSKLTGGLNIPGLS
- a CDS encoding DUF1641 domain-containing protein; amino-acid sequence: MTNEEKILARLDELTEEVREAKRAVRPYVELKQELEPLIHSMVHETTARLSGLDKNVDLEDIGDMVGQSLSSSGNITEALKTLNSIVEFKRDFEPHGKDMFHELALRLQTAFQGFEGENLQELLKQFIVNMGNISEAMKLLSSFMDMRRDVAQLSGPVVDDMVERLEGFKQRGLFDDFQQMLDIGEQVSVKVKQIDLAKAKPITGIFGMMSALKRPEVQEGLGVLIELSTVASALKHMPKESAQDCASDAA
- the recR gene encoding recombination mediator RecR, producing MQVIPPALERLMTDLTRLPGIGQKTASRLALYLLRRPAAEALNLSASLAELHASIQLCSSCFAFSENDPCQICEDSRRNDRLVCVVEAPGDLIAIEKTGAFGGVYHILHGVLAPMEGIGPDELKIRELFRRVSTQDIEEILVATSSTVPGEATASYLIDHLAGMPVKVTRLACGIPMGMDIKYADEHTLSRAVESRQVITEHDA
- a CDS encoding DegV family protein; this encodes MPDLRTCFAAGYACLAAWANLLDRINVFPVADGDTGTNLRISLAPLRDTEQDRTATPSLLTRCAIGNSGNIAAAFFREFCLTEQVADLAERAASGREKAWQAVAEPCKGTMLSVFDSLAACLAAHAASSERSEPTSIYPHLRSELQEAVRSTPEHLPDLKKAGVVDAGALGMYIYFDGFFRALTQQEDQPNSILSVFAGQLDIRNSFLSSRPSNAINSTGTITTKTCCANAVLRREGQGGGSGNPGDTMTVAHAINAIKALGESVVVLEDENQLKVHIHTDNPEQLRRKLAAFGTVISWDAEEIKENQGTSSQGRSQESEMLSVTHPALHILTDAAGSMTRKTAAQHGITLLDSYIIAGDDVRPESLCEPAEIYSRQRKGGKVTTAQASSFERYQYYESLVRQFGPCLYLCVGSAFTGNFAAARAWKKAHDSDNLLTVLDTGTASGCLALIALLTAQYTQKNRTPEEMITYACTVMEKCREYVFIDELKYLVAGGRVSKAGGFFGDLFGVKPIVSPINNIVQKLGITRNRKGQLTFALEKLQEEAVGSTPPLILLQYSDNEQWVRETVQQQVRELLPKAKILLTPLSLSSGVHMGPGTWAIAFAPQDF
- the dnaX gene encoding DNA polymerase III subunit gamma/tau, which encodes MSYLVLARKSRPQTFAQVVGQKPVVRTLQNGLLQNRVAHALIFSGVRGTGKTTLARIMAKALNCEKGEPPEPCNECRSCKEIMAGSSIDLHEVDGASNRGIQEIRELKENIRFMPTSSKFKIIIIDEVHMLTTEAFNALLKTLEEPPEHVYFMFATTELHKVPVTILSRCQRYELKRVPHAELATHFASLAEQEGIRIDESALNMVVREAGGSVRDGLSLLDQVFSYCGDNVTGQEVADVLGLVSHEVIADLARALLGKDIATALDCLEKVYSFGMDIKRFINELLAWFRSLVVCSVSQNPAALLDLPADELALLQEVAGAHSSQTLFMMFNLLLEGLEKAAYSARPRFAVEMTFIRAVQVDDVMPVTDLLTRLDDVLAGVALPQQQVSGQARQPMPSRQPPQGGGPTGASAQPSVPPSASSFAQSGPPAETEKKKEPEPVVPPPQASPPDEQGRKAANISVNAPVSAPEPNTPGASEQHPPPPEDTFAPVAAGAQTKDVRKHWPEFIRYVQERVKWMGAALKSSSSARLENGVLTVNYDESADCTLLKSKTNLVQLTEFAMDFFQEELEVTFKVPNSSACSTDSESAVAVRQERQKLAHDPLVLAAVDIFNGQVGDIRVGPRFRGPLHKEKLDE